The genomic segment AGGCATACACCTCAGTACACTTTGCGCAGCGTGCCGAGGAGTTGAGCTGGGGAATGCCAACTGAACAATGCGTCTTCTGCCATGCGCCACTCGCGGCACAAGGAGTCCCAATGGAGGAAAGCATTACCTGCGAAGTCTGCCATGGTCCTGGATTGACGCAAGCGGTTGTACGTGACGTGTGCAAAGGCTGCCATGGCCAGCCTCTGGGCGAGACAGAACCGGAGCCATCGGCCATCATGCAGAGCACGCCGCTAGAGTTCGAGCGCAGTGTCGCCAAGCGTGACGGGCAAACGTGCCCGGATTGTCATATGCCCAAGCAGGGCGGTATGAGCTTCCATGGTTCCAAGAGTTCGCGCGTTGCGCCAGAGTCCTATAAGGGGGTGGTACGCGTCGAGAACATTGAACGAAGGAGCTCTCAGATCGTGGTGACGGTCAAGAATAACGTCACAGGCCATTGGCTTCCGACAGGTGCCGCGACAAACGTGATCTTCCTGGAAGTGGTTGGATACGACGCCAAAGGACAGGTGGCCTATCAAAACGAGCATCGCTTCGAAAAGAGCGTCTTCTCTTTCCGCAAAATGCCCATGGCGGTCACCGGTGACACACGACTAAAAGATAACGAAAAGCGGGAAGTAACGTTCGATGTCCCCATGTCCGTAGTCCGCATAAGTGCGACCCTAACGATCAAGCCTCGCCTATTGAGCGGAGAAGCCGTTGAATTCGTGATTGACCATAGAGATACAGCAATCGGGTTAGCAGGGTGAATTGATTATTCCCTCAGCGCACGGCTCCGCCTTTCTCCCCTTCTGACCCGCCGAGCGGAGCAAGTCCTGCCGGGGGATTTCCGGCGGCTATGTCCGAGCCGCAGGCGAGTTTAGCCGCCGGCCCGGCGGGGCTTGTGGAGGGAGGTGAGGCCGCAGGGCCGGGGCAGCAGGGTGTGATGGCAAGCCATCACACGGGTGCAATCGAAGTACCCACCCCCATCCCCGCCCCACGGGCGGGGTGACTGGTTACCTCCCCCGCCTGGCGGGGGAGGATAGGTGGGGGTGCACTTATTGGCCATAGGCTAGGGCATCGCCCCTCGCCCGCCGGGGCGAGTCCCGGCAATCCTCGCAAGCGCGGCCCTGTCCCTGAAACCCACTGACGAATCAGCTCACTTGACGATCTGGTTCAGTTCGCCCTTGGCATAGCGCTCGGCCATCTTGTCCAGGGGTACCACCTTGATCTGGCTGGCGCGGCCTTCGCAGCCGAAGGCCTGGTAGCGGGCCAGGCAGATTTTCTTGGCGGCTTCCCGAGCGGGCTTGAGGTAGTCACGGGGATCGAACTTGCCGGGGTTCTCGGCGAAGTAGCGGCGGATGGCGCCGGTCATGGCCAGGCGGATGTCGGTGTCGATATTCACCTTGCGCACGCCATGCTTGATGCCATTGACGATCTCTTCCACAGGCACGCCGTAGGTCTCCTTCATGTCGCCGCCGAACTGGCGAATTTCCGCCAGCAGTTCCTGGGGCACGGAGGACGAGCCGTGCATCACCAGGTGGGTGTTGGGGATGCGGGCATGGATTTCCTTGATGCGGTCGATGGCCAGGATGTCACCGGTGGGCTTCTTGGTGAATTTGTAGGCGCCGTGGCTGGTGCCGATGGCGATGGCCAGGGCATCGCAGTTGGTCTGCTTGACGAAGTCGGCGGCCTGGTCGGGATCGGTCAGCAGCTGTTCCCGGGTCATGGTGCCTTCGGCGCCGTGGCCGTCCTCCTTGTCGCCCTTCATGGTTTCCAGGGAGCCCAGCACGCCCAGCTCGGCCTCGACGGACACGCCGATGGAGTGGGCGAACTTCACCACTTCCTTGGACACGGCGACGTTGTATTCGTAGGAGGCGGTGGTCTTGCCGTCGGCCTCCAGAGAGCCGTCCATCATCACGGAGGAAAAGCCGGACTTGATGGCGGCCATGCAGATCGCCGGGGACTGACCGTGGTCCTGGTGCATGACAATGGGCAGGTGCGGATAGGCTTCCAGGGCCGCCAGGATCTGGTGGCGCAGGAAGGGCTCGCCGGCATATTTGCGGGCGCCGGCGCTGGCCTGCATGATCACCGGGGCATTGATCTCGTTGGCTGCCTCGCAAATGGCCCACACCTGTTCCATGTTGTTCACGTTGAAGGCGGGCAGACCGTAACCGTTCTCGGCGGCATGGTCGAGCAGTTGACGCATGGATACGATGGGCATGGAAGTCTCCTCAAAAAATTAGGCGGGGGGAGCGGGGTGTTCCCCCACTTTGACGATCTTCAGGGTATTGGTGCCGCCGGTGTGGCCAATGGGCTCGCCGATGGTCAGCACGATCAGGTCGCCGGGGGCCACCACGCCCTGATTGATCAGCAACTGCTCGGCCTCCCATAGTAGCTGGTCCCGATCCACGTGCTTCTGCTTCATCAGCAGGGGGAACACGTTGCGGTAGAGGCTCATCTTGTAACGGGTGCGAATCTCCGGGGTCAGGGCGTAGATGGGAATACCGCTGTTGAGGCGGCTCATCCACAGAGCCGTGGAGCCGGACTGGGTAAGGGCGGCGATGGCCTTGACCTTGAGGTGAACGGCAGCGAACAGGGCCGCCATGGCGATGGACTGGTCGATGCGGGTGAACAGCCGGTCGAGGAACTGCTTGTCGATGGCCACGTCGGTGGATTTCTCCGCCTCGCGGCAGATGCGTGCCATGGACTCCACCGTTTCCACAGGATACTTGCCGCTGGCGGTCTCGGCCGAGAGCATCACGGCATCGGTGCCGTCCAGCACCGCGTTGGCCACGTCAGAGACCTCGGCTCGGGTGGGCACGGGGCTGGTGATCATGGACTCCATCATCTGGGTGGCGGTGATGGTGAACTTGTTGTGTTCCCGGGCCAGCCGGATCATTTTCTTTTGCAGGGCAGGCACGGCGGCGTCGCCCACTTCCACGGCCAAGTCGCCCCGTGCCACCATGATGCCATCGGAAGCCGCCAGGATGTCCTCCAGGTTGGCCACGGCTTCCACCCGCTCGATCTTGGCGATCAGCAGGGCGTTGGAGCCAGCACGGACCAGGAGCTTTCTGGCCTGCTGCATGTCCTCGCCGGACTTGGGGAAGGAGACCGCCACGTAGTCCACGCCGATGTCGGCGGCGGTGCGGATGTCGGCCCGGTCCTTGGCGGTGAGCGCCGGGGCGGTGAGGCCGCCGCCCTGGCGGTTGATCCCCTTGTTGTTGGAAAGCCGGCCTCCCAGGCGCACTTGGGTGATGACTTCCTGGGCCGCCACTTCCAGCACGTCCAGCACGATGCGTCCGTCGTCCAGCAACAGCACGACACCTTTTTCCACATCATCGATCAGGTCGGGGTAATCCAGGCCCACCCGTTCCTGGTTGCCCAGGGTGCAGGCCACGTCGAGCACGAAGCGGTCGCCGGGGTTCAGGTCCACATGGCCATGCTCGAACTTGCCGACGCGAATCTTGGGGCCCTGCAAGTCGGCCATGATGCCGATGGTGCGGCCAGTGACATGGGTCACCCGGCGCAGCAGTTCCACCCGGGCTCGGTGATCGTCCGCCGTGCCATGGGAGAAGTTGAGGCGTACCACGTCGATGCCCGCCTGGGCCATCCGGGTCAGCACCTCCTCATCGCTGGAAGCGGGACCCAGGGTGGCGACGATCTTGGTGCTGCGCTGCATGAGGTGTCTTTCTTCAGGAGTGGGCGCGGGATTCGAGGATGTCCACTGCGGGCAGTTTCTTGCCTTCGAGGAATTCGAGGAAGGCGCCGCCGGCGGTGGAGATGTAGCTAACCCGGGTGCCGAATTTGTTGATGGCGGCGATGGTGTCGCCGCCGCCGGCCAGGGAGTAGGCCTTGGAGTCGGCAATGGCTCGGGCCAGGGTCTTGGTGCCGCCCGCGAAGGAATCGAATTCGAACACCCCCACAGGACCGTTCCAGACGATGGTGCCAGCCTGGGCGGCAATGGCGGCCAAAGCCTGCGCCGATTCGGGGCCGATGTCCAGGATCATGTCGTCGTCGGCCACGTCGTCCACCCGCTTGATGGTGGCTGCGGCAGTGGCGGAGAACTCCCTGGCGCAGACCACGTCGGTGGGCAGGGGCACGGCCACTTTGGCCATCACATTCTTCGCCTGGTCCACCAGGTCGGGCTCGGCCAGGGACTTGCCGATCTTCTTGCCGGCGGCCAGCAGGAAGGTGTTGGCGATGCCGCCGCCAACGATCAGTTGATCCACCTTGTCGGCCAGGGCTTCCAGCACTGTCAGCTTGGTGGAGACCTTGGAGCCGGCGACGATGGCGGCCAGGGGCCGGGCCGGCTTGGCCAGGGCCAGGGTCAGGGCTTCCAGTTCGGCGGCCACGCAGGGGCCGGCGCAGGCCACCGGGGCGTATTTGCCCATGCCGTAGGTGGTGGCCTCGGCCCGGTGGGCGGTGCCGAAGGCATCATGGACCCAGACGTCGCACAGTTTGGCCAGTTTCTGCGACAGGGCGTCGTCGGACTTCTTCTCGCCCTTGTTCATCCGGCAGTTTTCCAGCAGCACCACTTCGCCGGGTTGTACTTCAAAGCCGCCGTCCACCCAGTTCCGCACCAGGCGCACCGGCTGGTCCAGCAGTTCCGCCATGCGTATCCCGATGGGGGCCAGGGAATCTTCTTCCTTGAACTCGCCCTCCGTGGGGCGTCCCAGGTGGGAGGTCACCATCACTGCCGCGCCTTGGTCCAGGGCGTAGCGGATGCCCGGCAGGGCGGCGCGGATGCGGGTGTCGTCGGTGATCGCCCCGGCGGCGTCCTGGGGCACATTGAGGTCGGCGCGGATGAAGACCCGCTTGCCGGAA from the Denitratisoma oestradiolicum genome contains:
- a CDS encoding cytochrome c family protein translates to MKRQQWVKALVLAVIVLVPTFYYVAIPAFVRSQTSQGTSTYFVRGHESVKGAESCKTCHPRHYEQWSRSLHAKAYTSVHFAQRAEELSWGMPTEQCVFCHAPLAAQGVPMEESITCEVCHGPGLTQAVVRDVCKGCHGQPLGETEPEPSAIMQSTPLEFERSVAKRDGQTCPDCHMPKQGGMSFHGSKSSRVAPESYKGVVRVENIERRSSQIVVTVKNNVTGHWLPTGAATNVIFLEVVGYDAKGQVAYQNEHRFEKSVFSFRKMPMAVTGDTRLKDNEKREVTFDVPMSVVRISATLTIKPRLLSGEAVEFVIDHRDTAIGLAG
- the fba gene encoding class II fructose-bisphosphate aldolase (catalyzes the reversible aldol condensation of dihydroxyacetonephosphate and glyceraldehyde 3-phosphate in the Calvin cycle, glycolysis, and/or gluconeogenesis), yielding MPIVSMRQLLDHAAENGYGLPAFNVNNMEQVWAICEAANEINAPVIMQASAGARKYAGEPFLRHQILAALEAYPHLPIVMHQDHGQSPAICMAAIKSGFSSVMMDGSLEADGKTTASYEYNVAVSKEVVKFAHSIGVSVEAELGVLGSLETMKGDKEDGHGAEGTMTREQLLTDPDQAADFVKQTNCDALAIAIGTSHGAYKFTKKPTGDILAIDRIKEIHARIPNTHLVMHGSSSVPQELLAEIRQFGGDMKETYGVPVEEIVNGIKHGVRKVNIDTDIRLAMTGAIRRYFAENPGKFDPRDYLKPAREAAKKICLARYQAFGCEGRASQIKVVPLDKMAERYAKGELNQIVK
- the pyk gene encoding pyruvate kinase — its product is MQRSTKIVATLGPASSDEEVLTRMAQAGIDVVRLNFSHGTADDHRARVELLRRVTHVTGRTIGIMADLQGPKIRVGKFEHGHVDLNPGDRFVLDVACTLGNQERVGLDYPDLIDDVEKGVVLLLDDGRIVLDVLEVAAQEVITQVRLGGRLSNNKGINRQGGGLTAPALTAKDRADIRTAADIGVDYVAVSFPKSGEDMQQARKLLVRAGSNALLIAKIERVEAVANLEDILAASDGIMVARGDLAVEVGDAAVPALQKKMIRLAREHNKFTITATQMMESMITSPVPTRAEVSDVANAVLDGTDAVMLSAETASGKYPVETVESMARICREAEKSTDVAIDKQFLDRLFTRIDQSIAMAALFAAVHLKVKAIAALTQSGSTALWMSRLNSGIPIYALTPEIRTRYKMSLYRNVFPLLMKQKHVDRDQLLWEAEQLLINQGVVAPGDLIVLTIGEPIGHTGGTNTLKIVKVGEHPAPPA
- a CDS encoding phosphoglycerate kinase, with protein sequence MNFKKLTDLDVSGKRVFIRADLNVPQDAAGAITDDTRIRAALPGIRYALDQGAAVMVTSHLGRPTEGEFKEEDSLAPIGIRMAELLDQPVRLVRNWVDGGFEVQPGEVVLLENCRMNKGEKKSDDALSQKLAKLCDVWVHDAFGTAHRAEATTYGMGKYAPVACAGPCVAAELEALTLALAKPARPLAAIVAGSKVSTKLTVLEALADKVDQLIVGGGIANTFLLAAGKKIGKSLAEPDLVDQAKNVMAKVAVPLPTDVVCAREFSATAAATIKRVDDVADDDMILDIGPESAQALAAIAAQAGTIVWNGPVGVFEFDSFAGGTKTLARAIADSKAYSLAGGGDTIAAINKFGTRVSYISTAGGAFLEFLEGKKLPAVDILESRAHS